GTCCCCAAGGACCCGATCGTCAGCCCTTCTGAACAGCTCGTCAGACCCGTCATCTGATCGTCAAGCATCAGTGACAGCGCAGGAACACCTTCGTTCCGCCCCAAGCCCGGCGATCCTGGACGCCGGGCTTTTTCATGGTCCATCGCCAGTCGGGCGGCCGGATCCCGTCGGCCCGGGTCAACCGCCTAGATTTACTTAACAATTGGTCAGGGTCGATGGCACGCCTGCCCTGGGCCGTCCTGCTGCTGACACTGCTGGGGGCCCGGTATCTGGGCTGGCGCTTCAGTGCCAGCCTCAACCTGGCCACGCCCCTGGCCGCCAGCCTCAGCATCCTCACCCTGGCGGCCGAACTGGTGCTGCTGGCCGGATTCTTCCTGCAGCTCTGGTTCACGCTCCTGCCCGAACGGCCGGCGCCCCCCGCGGGTCCGATCCCCACCCCCGTCCCGTCGGTCGACGTGCTCGTGCCCAGCTGCGGCGAACCGGCCGAGCTGGTGGAGCGCTGCCTGCGGGGCTGTCTGGCGATGGACTACCCCAGCCACACGGTCTGGCTGCTCGACGACAGCGACCGACCGGAGCTGGCGGAACTCTGCGACCGCCTCGGCTGCCGCTACGTTGCCAGGCAGGAGCACGCACACGCGAAGGCCGGCAACCTCAACCACGGACTGCGTCACTGCATAGGGGAGCTGGTGGCGGTCTTCGACGCCGACGTCGTCCCCCTGCAACCCTTCCTGCGCCGCACGGTCGGCCTGTTCGCCGACCCGACCGTGGGTTTCGTGCAGACCCCCCAGAGCTACATGAACGCCGATCCGGTGATGCGCAACCTGCGCCTGGAGCGCTGGCTGCTGCCGGACGAGGAAAGCTTCTACCGCTGGATCCAGCCCACCCGCCAGAACCTCAATGCCGTGGTCTGCGCCGGCACCTCCTTCGTCATGCGGCGCGAGGCGCTCGAGCGAGTCGGCGGCTTCGAGACGGCCACCCCATCGGAGGACCTGGCCACCGGCATCCGGATCACCGCCGCCGGTTACCGCAACCATTACCTCTCTGAGAAGCTGAGCGCCGGCCTGGCCCCCTTCACGGCCGCGGCCATGACGCGGCAGCGCTGCCGCTGGGGCAGCGGCTCCCTCCAGACCCTGCGCACGGGAGCCGATCCGCTGCGGATCCCGGGGCTCAGCCCCTTGCAGCGGCTCGCCTACAGCGAAGGCATCCTGCACTGGTTCACCTTCCCCGCCCAGCTGGTGCTGCTCTGCACGCCGCTCAGCCTCGGCCTGCTGGGCATCGCTCCGATCCTCTTCAGCGGCAATGCCCTGCTCACGGTCGCCATGCCGTTCGTGTTCAGCCAGCTGCTGCTCACCCGCTGGCTGAGCGGCCACGCCCGGGCCGCGCTCCTGCCGGAGCTGTACCGCTGGATCTTCCTGGTGCCGATCTGTGCCGCCGTGGTCGCCACGGCCCTGGGCCGGCCGCGGCGGTTCCGGGTCACGCCGAAGGCGGTGGTCGGCCGGGACTCAGGCCCGGATGCGGGCCTGCTGCTGCCGCTGCTGGCACTGCTGGCCCTGCAGCTGGTGGCGCTCTGGAACCTGGCGCCGGGTCGGCTGCCACTGATTGCCGGCCAGGAGGGGCTGGTGCCGGTCTCGGCCGCCACGGTCGGGGTGGTGCTGGGCTGGAGCCTGCTCAACGGCCTGCTGCTGCTGCTGGCGATCCGCAGCTGCTGGGATCGGCCCCACCGGGATGGGGTTCCCTGGTTCGCCCTGTCCCTGCCGGTGCGGCTCCGGCACAGCGACGGGACCGTGCATGGGCGCCTGCGGGCCGTCAGCGCCACGGGCGCCGAACTCGGCCTGGAGAGGGCAGAGGACGGGCCGGTGCTACAGGCGGCCGACAGCCTCAGCCTGGAGGGTCTGGTGCCCGGTGTTGCGCTGCCGTTCCTGGCGATGGCCCGGGAGGCCGGTGCCATCGGCGGGGTCTGGGGGCCGCTCACCCCGCCGCAGCGCGACCAGCTGGAGACCCTCCTCTACCGACGCGAGGGGCTGTGGCCCACCCTGCGGGCCCCCTTCGAGCTCCGCACCCTGCCCCTGGTGCTGCTGCGCACGCTGCAGCGGGTGGAACCAGAAAGCTGGTTCCGCCGCAGTCTCATTCCCCAGCTTCCACCGCTGGTGGGGCTGCCGCTCCCCAGGCGTGCAGACCTTCCAGCACAGGCAGCAGCGCCCGACCCCGCTCGCTGAGGTCGTACTCCACCCGCGGCGGCACCTCACCGAAGACGCGCCGGCAGACGACGGCATCGGCCTCC
This genomic stretch from Cyanobium gracile PCC 6307 harbors:
- a CDS encoding glycosyltransferase family 2 protein yields the protein MARLPWAVLLLTLLGARYLGWRFSASLNLATPLAASLSILTLAAELVLLAGFFLQLWFTLLPERPAPPAGPIPTPVPSVDVLVPSCGEPAELVERCLRGCLAMDYPSHTVWLLDDSDRPELAELCDRLGCRYVARQEHAHAKAGNLNHGLRHCIGELVAVFDADVVPLQPFLRRTVGLFADPTVGFVQTPQSYMNADPVMRNLRLERWLLPDEESFYRWIQPTRQNLNAVVCAGTSFVMRREALERVGGFETATPSEDLATGIRITAAGYRNHYLSEKLSAGLAPFTAAAMTRQRCRWGSGSLQTLRTGADPLRIPGLSPLQRLAYSEGILHWFTFPAQLVLLCTPLSLGLLGIAPILFSGNALLTVAMPFVFSQLLLTRWLSGHARAALLPELYRWIFLVPICAAVVATALGRPRRFRVTPKAVVGRDSGPDAGLLLPLLALLALQLVALWNLAPGRLPLIAGQEGLVPVSAATVGVVLGWSLLNGLLLLLAIRSCWDRPHRDGVPWFALSLPVRLRHSDGTVHGRLRAVSATGAELGLERAEDGPVLQAADSLSLEGLVPGVALPFLAMAREAGAIGGVWGPLTPPQRDQLETLLYRREGLWPTLRAPFELRTLPLVLLRTLQRVEPESWFRRSLIPQLPPLVGLPLPRRADLPAQAAAPDPAR